A single region of the Mycobacterium lentiflavum genome encodes:
- a CDS encoding TetR/AcrR family transcriptional regulator, whose amino-acid sequence MGTAGEPVSDEALRVVAYSPARTRVLDAALDLFAQHGVSGTSLQMIADAVGITKAAVYHQFRTKDQIVIAVTERELGRLLPALEAAEAQGNGPQARDALLESVVEMAVRDRRLVRTLQFDPVVVRLLAEHKPFQRFMDRLYDGLLSDAGLDGRIEAAMFSGAISTAVMHPLLADIDDDTLLERLTNMIRRLLGLHRETVQ is encoded by the coding sequence GTGGGCACAGCAGGAGAGCCGGTCAGCGATGAAGCGCTGAGAGTTGTGGCCTACAGCCCTGCTAGAACGCGGGTACTCGATGCGGCGCTCGACCTGTTCGCGCAGCACGGCGTCAGCGGTACGTCGCTGCAGATGATCGCCGACGCCGTCGGGATCACCAAAGCTGCTGTATACCACCAATTCCGGACCAAGGATCAAATCGTGATCGCGGTTACCGAGCGCGAGCTCGGACGGCTGCTTCCCGCGCTGGAGGCAGCCGAGGCGCAGGGCAACGGACCACAAGCGCGGGATGCGTTGCTGGAGAGCGTCGTTGAAATGGCGGTTCGCGACCGCCGGCTGGTACGCACGCTGCAGTTCGATCCCGTCGTGGTTCGGCTGCTGGCCGAACACAAGCCGTTCCAACGCTTTATGGATCGGTTGTACGACGGACTGCTGAGCGACGCCGGCCTCGACGGCCGGATCGAGGCGGCCATGTTCTCCGGCGCCATCAGCACAGCTGTCATGCACCCGCTGCTGGCCGACATCGACGACGACACACTGCTCGAGCGGCTTACCAACATGATCAGGCGCTTACTCGGGCTGCATCGAGAAACCGTCCAATAG